The Treponema pectinovorum genome includes a window with the following:
- a CDS encoding efflux RND transporter permease subunit, with translation MTFSEKCVNKPVTTQLLFILAIVLGIFCTTQLPVDMYPDMDLPYMLVYTSYDNAGPEEVEQSVTATLESSLSGVSGLKKIQSRSMAGISFIFLEFNYGTNLDAAGGDVRDKIDMVRNYLPKSANSPVTIKIDPSMIPIMTLALRGERTPEELRALAKDTIKPKLEQIDGIASATISGGRESSINVDIPRDRLEAYGLTISSIAQMIGVQNIQSSGGTITSGDINYTIKNDGKYKTIADLENTVISYKAGSDYALKTIRLRDIADVYEGYKDESTLAYLDGNPCVMITLTKQSGKNSVSAAENVRKQILKLKEELPESIELLETSNTVDVISQTISEVVNSVVQGALLAIAVLFIFLRSVKSTLIVGLSIPLSVLITLICMYLWGISINMISMAGLLLGIGMLVDNSIVVLENIYSYIQRDAKPRVAAVLGSQEMITSIMGSTLTTVCIFLPMLVFKKKLGMMGQMFNDLAYSIIFSLLSSLLVAIALVPVMCSKYVKKVGAKRNESSKFTYGANKILGDFFERLDEKYAKGVTFVLHHKKMCIFSIMGLFVISMVAIKFIGFIFMPAAASNTVTVEFEFPKGTKLSVTEDTLREFENSALKELNGIKYTTVSVGGTSVMSSTSETNKGSVTFSLYEPKDRKSGYESEKTAKSKLRKYFTMYPGVSVQFGTNANRPSKSSGVSVDVKSDDLNKVMSTARQIANLLKEKGSEWVSEVNSELEDGLPQANIIFDRERMQEFGLNIASVGSEISGVISGTTASRFTKNGDDIDVIVRVSEKDRGRLSDLDSISMVTSNGNRIPLSSFAHYEEAKAPVTIYRENQARVIHVTANPVEGLSIADVQRKVEKLIGENVAKEEGVMISYSGDLEDMIDAVKNFGLIIILAAFLVFIVMASQFESILDPFIVILTIPLSFIGVITIYAITRNQLNVVTIMGMLVLVGTIVNNGIVLVDYTNLLRKRGLELEEACVQAARNRLRPILMSTLTTVISLMPMAFFPGEGSSSMQPISLTVFGGMTFGSIMTLFLMPSIYFIFNNRRLKKAAKKAEKQKALEAKIEQNS, from the coding sequence ATGACCTTTTCCGAAAAGTGTGTAAATAAACCCGTAACAACCCAACTGTTGTTTATTCTTGCAATAGTTTTGGGTATTTTTTGTACGACACAACTTCCTGTAGATATGTATCCAGATATGGATTTGCCTTATATGCTTGTCTACACTTCTTACGATAACGCAGGTCCTGAAGAAGTTGAGCAGAGCGTTACCGCGACTTTGGAAAGTTCTCTTTCTGGTGTTTCCGGGCTAAAGAAAATACAGTCGCGTTCTATGGCTGGAATTTCTTTTATATTTCTTGAATTCAATTACGGAACGAATTTGGATGCTGCCGGTGGAGATGTTCGTGACAAAATTGATATGGTCCGCAACTATCTGCCAAAATCCGCAAATTCTCCTGTAACAATAAAAATCGATCCTTCGATGATTCCTATAATGACTTTGGCATTGCGGGGCGAGCGTACTCCAGAAGAACTGAGGGCTTTGGCAAAGGATACGATAAAACCAAAACTTGAACAGATAGATGGAATTGCATCTGCTACAATTTCTGGCGGAAGAGAAAGTTCAATAAATGTTGATATTCCTCGCGACAGACTCGAAGCCTATGGTCTTACTATAAGTTCCATTGCGCAGATGATTGGCGTTCAAAATATTCAGTCTTCTGGCGGAACTATAACTTCTGGCGATATAAATTATACGATTAAAAACGATGGAAAATACAAAACTATTGCAGACCTCGAAAACACTGTAATTTCATATAAAGCAGGTTCTGATTATGCATTAAAAACAATCAGACTTAGAGATATAGCAGATGTTTACGAAGGCTATAAAGATGAATCCACCTTGGCGTATTTGGACGGAAATCCCTGTGTAATGATAACCCTTACAAAGCAGTCTGGAAAAAATTCCGTTTCTGCTGCGGAGAATGTAAGAAAGCAAATTTTAAAATTAAAAGAAGAATTGCCAGAAAGCATAGAACTCTTGGAAACTTCTAACACTGTTGATGTAATCTCTCAGACTATATCTGAAGTAGTAAACTCAGTAGTTCAAGGGGCATTGCTTGCAATCGCTGTTTTGTTTATATTTTTGCGTTCTGTAAAATCAACTTTAATCGTTGGACTTTCAATTCCTCTTTCAGTATTGATAACTTTGATCTGTATGTATCTGTGGGGAATTTCCATAAATATGATTTCGATGGCAGGACTTTTGCTTGGCATTGGTATGTTGGTTGATAACTCAATCGTCGTTTTGGAGAATATCTATTCTTATATTCAACGAGACGCAAAACCTAGAGTTGCAGCAGTTTTAGGTTCTCAGGAAATGATAACTTCAATAATGGGTTCAACTTTAACAACCGTTTGTATATTTTTGCCGATGCTCGTATTCAAGAAAAAACTTGGAATGATGGGGCAGATGTTTAACGATTTGGCTTACTCCATAATTTTTTCACTTCTATCATCTTTGCTTGTCGCAATCGCACTTGTTCCTGTTATGTGTTCAAAATATGTAAAAAAAGTTGGAGCAAAACGAAACGAAAGTTCAAAATTCACCTATGGAGCAAACAAAATATTGGGAGATTTTTTTGAACGCCTCGATGAAAAATATGCAAAAGGCGTAACTTTCGTTTTACATCACAAAAAGATGTGCATTTTTTCGATAATGGGGCTTTTTGTAATTTCGATGGTTGCTATAAAATTCATCGGATTTATCTTTATGCCTGCCGCGGCGTCAAACACTGTAACAGTTGAATTTGAATTTCCAAAAGGAACAAAGCTTTCTGTAACAGAAGATACTCTGCGAGAATTTGAAAATTCGGCTTTAAAAGAGTTAAACGGAATAAAATATACAACTGTAAGCGTTGGCGGAACAAGCGTGATGTCTTCCACTTCCGAAACAAATAAGGGCTCTGTAACTTTTTCTCTTTACGAACCAAAAGATAGAAAATCGGGTTATGAAAGTGAAAAAACTGCAAAGTCTAAGCTCAGAAAATATTTTACGATGTATCCAGGCGTTTCTGTTCAGTTTGGAACGAATGCAAACAGACCTTCAAAGTCTTCTGGTGTTTCTGTAGATGTAAAATCCGACGACTTGAATAAAGTTATGAGCACTGCAAGACAAATTGCGAATTTACTAAAAGAAAAGGGCAGCGAGTGGGTTAGCGAAGTTAATTCTGAACTTGAAGATGGACTTCCACAGGCAAACATCATTTTTGACCGAGAGCGAATGCAGGAGTTTGGGTTAAATATTGCTTCTGTAGGTTCTGAAATTTCGGGTGTAATAAGTGGAACTACAGCAAGTCGCTTTACAAAAAATGGTGATGACATAGATGTTATAGTTCGTGTTTCAGAAAAAGATAGAGGTAGACTTTCGGACTTGGATTCTATATCGATGGTAACATCCAATGGAAATCGCATTCCTCTTTCAAGTTTTGCACACTATGAAGAAGCAAAGGCGCCTGTAACAATTTACCGCGAAAATCAAGCGCGCGTAATCCACGTAACAGCAAATCCAGTGGAAGGACTTTCTATTGCGGACGTTCAACGCAAGGTTGAAAAACTTATAGGCGAAAATGTTGCAAAAGAAGAAGGAGTCATGATTTCTTATTCGGGCGACCTTGAAGACATGATTGATGCTGTAAAGAATTTTGGGCTTATCATTATACTTGCAGCCTTTTTGGTTTTTATCGTTATGGCTTCTCAATTTGAATCGATACTCGATCCATTTATCGTAATTTTGACGATTCCGCTTTCGTTTATTGGTGTAATCACAATCTACGCGATAACGAGAAATCAACTCAATGTCGTAACGATTATGGGTATGCTGGTTCTTGTAGGAACAATCGTAAATAACGGAATTGTACTTGTCGATTATACAAATCTTTTGCGCAAAAGAGGCTTAGAACTTGAAGAAGCGTGCGTTCAAGCGGCGCGAAATCGTTTGCGTCCAATTTTGATGTCCACTTTAACAACTGTAATTTCGCTCATGCCAATGGCATTTTTCCCAGGCGAAGGTTCATCTTCAATGCAGCCAATTTCGCTTACGGTATTTGGCGGAATGACATTTGGTTCAATAATGACGCTTTTCTTAATGCCTTCAATCTACTTTATATTCAACAATCGTCGCCTAAAAAAAGCGGCAAAAAAAGCGGAAAAACAAAAAGCCTTAGAAGCAAAAATTGAACAAAACAGTTAG
- a CDS encoding PG0541 family transporter-associated protein, protein MGYLENIRKHAGKLTRLELIFSQALEEDFVAEFKEKKLAARYTKIANVMGAGYSNPRLGDAIWPQLNIMYIIYCSEEEAQKIIEICQSLREKYISEGIACFKSTSEEV, encoded by the coding sequence GTGGGTTATCTTGAAAATATACGAAAACATGCAGGAAAATTGACCAGACTTGAGTTGATTTTTTCGCAGGCGCTGGAAGAAGATTTTGTTGCGGAATTTAAAGAAAAAAAACTTGCAGCACGGTATACAAAAATTGCAAATGTGATGGGTGCAGGATATTCAAATCCGCGCTTAGGTGATGCAATTTGGCCACAACTAAACATCATGTATATAATTTATTGCTCAGAAGAAGAGGCGCAAAAAATTATCGAAATTTGCCAATCTCTAAGAGAAAAATACATATCGGAAGGTATCGCTTGTTTTAAAAGCACTTCTGAAGAAGTGTGA